In one window of Henckelia pumila isolate YLH828 chromosome 1, ASM3356847v2, whole genome shotgun sequence DNA:
- the LOC140862520 gene encoding uncharacterized protein, which yields MYKRFLELGPPEFKGETDPLIAEQWFQAMETAFEFMQITDADRLRCATYMFRYDARVWWNGAKAALNLTTLTWNGFKDVFYGKYFTVSTRNRLAREFLEIRQGNMSIAEYVKKFERGRYFVPMISGDPAEELKHFTEGLNAFIRKDVRLSGAKNYKEAVDQAMLSEKDRNDIIRESHAKRSNYQGRDQQGNSNRKRPYQAPPQHRPYQQQQPRPQGKKQLALPAPKPENAPTSCQKCGKLHSGQCMMGTGVCYLCKQPGYFAKKCPQQRGPVKGRVFAMTHEQVDTNSAIVTGMINVFSIPAHILIDTGATHSFISIEFVNKSGLVPDKSISRFSISLPSGEELSSDLIIRGCSIQMQGHELYADFIILKM from the coding sequence ATGTACAAAAGGTTCTTAGAGTTGGGACCACCTGAGTTCAAAGGAGAGACTGATCCTTTGATTGCGGAACAATGGTTCCAAGCTATGGAGACTGCTTTTGAATTCATGCAGATCACGGATGCGGATAGATTGAGATGTGCTACCTATATGTTCCGTTATGACGCTCGTGTTTGGTGGAATGGAGCCAAAGCAGCGTTGAACCTAACCACCCTtacttggaatggattcaaggATGTGTTCTACGGCAAATATTTCACGGTGAGCACCCGAAACAGGTTGGCTAGAGAGTTTTTGGAGATCCGTCAAGGAAACATGTCAATTGCGGAGTATGTAAAGAAGTTTGAAAGGGGAAGATACTTTGTACCGATGATTTCTGGTGATCCTGCTGAAGAGTTGAAACATTTTACAGAAGGGTTGAATGCCTTCATCAGAAAGGATGTTAGACTAAGTGGAGCGAAAAATTACAAAGAAGCGGTAGATCAGGCCATGCTGTCCGAAAAGGACAGAAACGATATTATCAGAGAGTCACATGCAAAGAGATCTAACTATCAGGGTCGAGAccaacaaggaaattctaacagAAAGAGGCCGTACCAAGCCCCTCCCCAACACCGACCGTACCAACAACAACAGCCTCGACCTCAAGGGAAGAAACAGTTGGCTCTGCCAGCACCAAAACCGGAAAATGCACCAACATCTTGTCAAAAATGTGGAAAACTTCATTCAGGCCAATGTATGATGGGAACTGGTGTATGTTACTTGTGCAAACAACCAGGATATTTTGCAAAGAAATGTCCCCAACAAAGAGGACCGGTCAAAGGCCGAGTGTTTGCCATGACTCATGAGCAAGTGGACACAAACTCAGCCATCGTCACAGGTATGATTAATGTTTTTAGTATTCCTGCTCAtatcttaattgatactggagctacACATTCATTCATATCTATTGAATTTGTTAATAAATCGGGTTTGGTACCGGATAAGTCAATTTCGAGGTTTAGTATATCTTTGCCTTCAGGGGAAGAATTGAGTAGTGATTTGATTATCAGAGGATGCAGTATACAGATGCAAGGTCATGAGTTGTATGCTGATTTTATTATCCTCAAAATGTAG